One window of the Bombyx mori chromosome 20, ASM3026992v2 genome contains the following:
- the LOC101740007 gene encoding uncharacterized protein LOC101740007, whose product MCMMADRGFKRRAWRAWQPFQCLCVQRYAVRNGRRHNKKLHKNVDRRFLLLEKIDTRFREAITVTERLTITLRFLATGDSYTSCSTISRIAPEVCDAISEVLKDWVKIPTSEKEWLEIAEEFQEKWVFPYAIAAMDGKYVMIQAPGNSGTEYHNYKHFSSIVLFALVDADYCFKYVNIGSQGKLSDWGIFKHTSLYKRLEEKSMKIPQPSILQIPYTLKFPYVILADKAFALNEYTKSQRGGL is encoded by the exons ATGTGTATGATGGCTGACAGGGGTTTTAAGCGT CGCGCCTGGCGCGCGTGGCAACCGTTCCAGTGCTTGTGTGTGCAGAGATATGCAGTTCGAAATGGTAGAAGACACAATAAAAAACTTCACAAGAATGTCGACAGAAGATTTCTATTACTTGAAAAAATTGACACCCGGTTTCGCGAAGCTATTACAGTGACTGAAAGGCTGACTATAACTTTGAGATTTCTTGCCACTGGAGACTCGTATACAAGCTGCAGTACTATATCTAGGATAGCCCCAGAGGTTTGTGATGCTATCAGTGAGGTTTTAAAAGATTGGGTAAAG ATCCCCACATCCGAGAAAGAATGGTTGGAAATTGCTGAAGAATTTCAAGAAAAATGGGTTTTTCCTTATGCTATAGCTGCCATGGATGGAAAATACGTAATGATACAAGCACCTGGTAACAGCGGCACGGAATATCATAACTACAAACACTTTTCTAGTATCGTACTGTTTGCTCTCGTAGATGCGGACTACTGTTTTAAATACGTTAACATTGGTTCCCAGGGGAAACTTTCGGACTGGGGGATCTTTAAACACACTTCATTATACAAGAGACTCGAAGAAAAGTCCATGAAAATACCTCAGCCATCGATACTTCAAATACCATATACCCTCAAATTTCCATACGTTATTCTGGCAGACAAAGCATTTGCACTAAACGAATACACAAAAAGCCAGAGAGGGGGTCTCTAG